GGCCTTGTGGTCTCGATGGAAGCTGATTAGCTCAACCAAACAACACGATGCCCCACACCGAGGCCAGATTGATCAGGCCCAACAGTTGCGCCGCGCTGCCCATATCCTTGGCGCGCTTGGCCAAGGGATGGCGCTCCAGCGAGGTATGGTCCACCGCTGCCTCGATGGCGGAATTGAGCAGCTCGATAATCAGCGTGGCCAGGCTGCTGGCCACCAGCAGCGCGCGCGCCAACGGCGTCGTATGCACGATGAAAGCCAGCGGAATCAGCACCACCGCCAGCAATACCAGCTGGCGGAAGGCGTCCTCATGGCGGAACGCCGCCTTCAAACCATCCAGCGAATAGCCGAAGGCGTTGATCAAGCGAGTCAGCCCGGTCTTGCCCTTGTATGGGCTTTCTTCCATATTTCCCATCATCGCTCCATAAGCCGGCCGACAAGGACGACTGCGCAAAAGACCGGCATGGTAGCGCACCGCAAGCGCTCAGGCCAGGCGCTCAATGCTGGCAGTGCCGCTCCAGCGCGTCGATGTACAGGCCCGCGACATTGATGTCGGTCTGGTCCATGATCTCGCGGAAGCAGGTCGGGCTGGTGACATTGACCTCGGTGAGGTAATTGCCGATCACATCCAGCCCCGCCAGCAGAATGCCGCGCTTCTTCAGCTCCGGCCCCACCGTCTCGGCGATCTCGCGGTCGCGCGCGCTCAAGGGCCGCGCCTCGCCGCGGCCGCCGGCCGCCAGGTTGCCGCGCGTCTCGCCCGCCGCCGGGATGCGCGCCAGGCAGTAATCGACCGGCACGCCGTCTATCACCAGGATGCGCTTGTCGCCGTCGCGGATTTCCGGAATATAGCGTTGCGCCATCACCGTGCGCTTGCCGCGCAGAGTGATGGTTTCGATGATCACCGACAAATTGGGATCATCCGGCTTCACCCGGAAAATGCTGTCGCCGCCCATGCTGTCCAGCGGTTTGAAGATCACGTCCAGATGCTGTTTGACGAAGGCGCGCAGGCGGTGCGCTTCGCCGGTGATCAGCGTCGGCGCGGTCAG
The Chromobacterium sp. IIBBL 290-4 DNA segment above includes these coding regions:
- a CDS encoding diacylglycerol kinase, whose translation is MGNMEESPYKGKTGLTRLINAFGYSLDGLKAAFRHEDAFRQLVLLAVVLIPLAFIVHTTPLARALLVASSLATLIIELLNSAIEAAVDHTSLERHPLAKRAKDMGSAAQLLGLINLASVWGIVLFG
- the gshB gene encoding glutathione synthase; this encodes MRILFIADPLEHFKIYKDTTFAMMEEAHRRGHAVSFAEAHQLSVEGGRLLVDAYDLAVTDERPQWYRLGQKQQLPLTSFSAVVMRKDPPFDMEYLYASQLFTLAEAQGVKVFTSGQALRDFNEKLAILNFPELTAPTLITGEAHRLRAFVKQHLDVIFKPLDSMGGDSIFRVKPDDPNLSVIIETITLRGKRTVMAQRYIPEIRDGDKRILVIDGVPVDYCLARIPAAGETRGNLAAGGRGEARPLSARDREIAETVGPELKKRGILLAGLDVIGNYLTEVNVTSPTCFREIMDQTDINVAGLYIDALERHCQH